A window of the Nitrosopumilus ureiphilus genome harbors these coding sequences:
- the erpA gene encoding iron-sulfur cluster insertion protein ErpA, with the protein MATEQTQKMITVSAKAAEKIKEFMKEEAESPEYLRVYVQGGGCSGLSYGMGFEKTPEEDDIIMEENGVKLLVDSYSVDHLQGANVDYIESLMGSGFKINNPNVTKSCSCGHSFSTE; encoded by the coding sequence ATGGCAACTGAGCAAACACAAAAGATGATCACAGTTAGTGCAAAAGCAGCTGAAAAGATCAAAGAATTCATGAAAGAAGAAGCAGAATCACCTGAATATCTTCGAGTATATGTTCAAGGTGGCGGCTGTTCTGGTCTATCTTATGGAATGGGCTTTGAAAAGACACCAGAAGAAGATGACATCATCATGGAAGAAAATGGAGTAAAACTCCTAGTTGACAGTTACAGTGTTGACCATCTACAAGGTGCAAACGTAGACTATATTGAAAGTCTAATGGGTTCTGGATTTAAAATCAATAATCCAAACGTTACAAAATCCTGTTCATGTGGTCACTCATTTAGTACTGAATAA